The following proteins are encoded in a genomic region of Sesamum indicum cultivar Zhongzhi No. 13 linkage group LG8, S_indicum_v1.0, whole genome shotgun sequence:
- the LOC105167706 gene encoding homeobox-leucine zipper protein HAT5: MDSGRIFFDSSSNGNLLFLGNGDSIFRGGSRVMNMGESSKRRPFFGTAEDLYDEEYYDEQLPEKKRRLTPDQVNLLEKSFEEENKLEPERKTELAKKLGLQPRQVAIWFQNRRARWKTKQLERDYDHLKSSYDSLVSNYDSIIKENNKLKAELLFLTEKLQPKESTQEEGFDIQNPNPTPAPYLQLIMKVEDRLSTGRQRRGQLLDSGDSYLEYQQGCMASVEGVKSEEDEGSEEGGSYFSDVFAAPEPQEPVGWFMWP; this comes from the exons ATGGATTCGGGGCGTATTTTCTTTGATTCCTCGAGCAACGGCAACCTGTTGTTTCTCGGAAACGGAGACTCGATTTTTCGAG GTGGAAGTAGAGTGATGAACATGGGGGAAAGCTCGAAGAGGCGACCTTTCTTCGGCACGGCGGAGGATTTGTATGATGAAGAATATTACGACGAACAGTTGCCGGAGAAGAAACGTCGCCTCACTCCTGACCAG GTGAACCTGCTGGAGAAGAGCTTCGAGGAGGAGAACAAGCTGGAGCCAGAGCGCAAGACCGAACTGGCGAAGAAGCTGGGGTTGCAGCCGAGGCAGGTGGCGATTTGGTTCCAGAACCGCCGAGCGCGGTGGAAGACGAAGCAGTTGGAGAGGGATTACGATCATCTGAAATCCTCCTACGACTCCCTCGTCTCCAACTACGACTCCATAATCAAGGAAAACAACAAGCTCAAAGCTGAG CTGCTTTTCTTGACGGAGAAATTACAACCAAAAGAATCGACCCAAGAAGAAGGGTTTGATATCCAGAACCCGAATCCAACTCCGGCGCCATACCTCCAGCTCATTATGAAGGTGGAGGACCGCCTCAGCACGGGCCGGCAGCGCCGCGGCCAGCTTCTCGACAGTGGGGACTCCTACTTGGAGTATCAGCAGGGTTGCATGGCGTCAGTAGAGGGCGTGAAGTCGGAGGAAGATGAGGGCAGTGAGGAGGGGGGTAGCTACTTCTCCGACGTGTTCGCTGCCCCGGAGCCGCAAGAGCCGGTTGGTTGGTTTATGTGGCCTTGA
- the LOC105167705 gene encoding uncharacterized protein LOC105167705, with the protein MSDLALRDVSKIPESERTNGSSNNGNLIKPRFESIGAKADEGRKKGMTSLVETPLTTNGTESSGAMLANSEVEYIESENLKDVEDLETCLKTLLSELGSKDWVSVCDALNNLRRLSIFHREDIVSMLTDMISLVVKSLKNPRSAVCKTAIMASADIFRAYNDDIIDSLDPLLVQLLLKSSQDKKFVCEAAEIALIALTSSVSPLLLLPKLQPYIKNRNPRIRAKASMCISRSVPRLGVDGIEAFGIDKLIQIGASQLSDQLPESRDAARTLLLELQSVYEKSHVPEPTGLSEEPFIASWEHFCQSKLSPLSAQAVLRVTNIAREGLVLDS; encoded by the exons ATGTCCGACTTAGCTCTCAGAGACGTCAGTAAAATACCTGAGTCTGAGAGGACGAATGGAAGTTCTAATAATGGAAACCTTATAAAACCTCGGTTTGAAAGCATTGGTGCAAAAGCTGATGAAGGGCGCAAGAAAGGAATGACCTCACTGGTAGAAACTCCCCTTACGACAAATGGAACAGAAAGTTCTGGAGCTATGTTGGCAAATTCAGAAGTAGAGTACATTGAGTCTGAGAATTTGAAGGATGTCGAGGACTTAGAAACTTGTCTGAAG ACACTATTATCAGAGCTCGGCTCCAAAGACTGGGTTTCAGTTTGTGATGCTCTCAACAATTTACGCAGATTGTCAATATTTCACAGGGAAGACATTGTTAGCATGTT GACCGACATGATCTCCTTAGTTGTGAAATCCCTAAAGAATCCAAGAAGTGCTGTTTGTAAAACTGCAATTATGGCTTCTGCTGATATATTCAGAGCATATAATGATGACATCATTGATTCACTGGATCCACTG CTTGTACAACTTCTTCTGAAATCTTCACAAGACAAGAAATTTGTATGCGAGGCAGCCGAAATTGCATTAATAGCCCTGACGAGTTCAGTTTCTCCTCTGCTATTGTTGCCAAAGTTGCAACCTTATATCAAGAACAGGAATCCACGAATTCGAGCTAAGGCTTCTATGTGCATTTCTCGAAGTGTGCCCCGGCTG GGAGTTGATGGAATCGAAGCATTTGGTATAGACAAACTGATCCAAATAGGTGCATCCCAGCTTAGCGACCAGCTTCCTGAGTCCAGGGATGCAGCTCGTACGCTGTTGTTGGAGTTGCAATCTGTATACGAAAAATCTCATGTCCCGGAACCAACTGGTTTATCCGAGGAACCTTTTATAGCATCTTGGGAGCATTTCTGCCAATCAAAGCTTTCCCCATTAAGCGCCCAAGCCGTCCTTCGTGTGACCAACATTGCTCGGGAGGGACTTGTTTTGGACTCATAA
- the LOC105167709 gene encoding uncharacterized protein At4g28440 translates to MAETKSAMRKPVFTKVDQLRPGTNGHNLVVKVVSSKLVLRKGRPDGPQVRQMRIAECLVGDETGTILFTARNEQVDMMKPDSSVTLRNAKIDMFKGSMRLAVDKWGRVEVAEPAKFTVKEDNNLSLVEYELVNVVEE, encoded by the exons ATGGCTGAAACAAAATCAGCTATGAGAAAGCCAGTTTTCACCAAGGTTGATCAGCTGCGCCCTGGAACAAATGGACACAATCTTGTAGTAAAGGTTGTGAGTTCCAAGCTGGTCCTGCGAAAGGGCAGGCCAGATGGGCCACAAGTTCGGCAAATGCGAATTGCTGAGTGTCTGGTGGGAGATGAGACTGGGACAATTTTGTTTACTGCAAGGAATGAGCAAG TGGACATGATGAAGCCGGATAGTTCTGTCACTCTGAGAAATGCCAAAATTGACATGTTCAAAGGATCAATGAGACTTGCTGTGGATAAATGGGGTCGGGTAGAAGTGGCTGAACCTGCAAAATTTACCGTCAAGGAAGATAATAATCTCTCGCTGGTTGAATATGAATTAGTTAACGTTGTTGAGGAGTGA
- the LOC105167708 gene encoding uncharacterized protein LOC105167708, with protein MAVLSSLQTNPYASHIYAISSNPIPPALLYTIRRRRRKPSNGRYLLVRAYMEESNSISGFANKVIGSLPVVGLIARIFSDEGGVGGDIVDFAEFRRRVGKKCSVNDSRAFFEFQERRGKPGDPLYVLLCCWLAAVGAGLLKSEEILEGVARLRISDDIEFEEENFIAMMNDSRERRAKLRAPVPTIPMEIRAEKALEAIYVCCFGRDLIDKEDEELLSIILNAVFPAVGLAEIERIVKEKVKRVAEGTDEIKIPEPKPLPKEAVQLQMKDLQFLREGNTE; from the exons ATGGCGGTACTCTCCTCCCTCCAAACAAACCCCTATGCCTCCCACATCTACGCCATCTCTTCCAACCCCATTCCACCGGCTCTACTCTACACCATTCGCCGGCGCCGCCGCAAGCCCAGTAATGGCCGATATCTCCTCGTCAGAGCTTACATGGAAGAATCCAACTCCATTTCCGGTTTCGCCAACAAAGTCATCGGCTCGCTTCCCGTCGTTGGTCTCATCGCCAGGATTTTCAGCGACGAAGGCGGCGTCGGTGGAGATATTGTTGATTTTGCGGAGTTCAGGAGGAGAGTGGGGAAGAAGTGTTCCGTTAATGATTCCAGAGCCTTCTTCGAGTTTCAAGAACGGCGTGGAAAG CCAGGGGATCCTCTGTATGTGCTGCTATGTTGTTGGCTAGCTGCAGTTGGTGCTGGTCTGCTCAAATCTGAGGAAATATTGGAAGGAGTTGCCAGGCTTCGGATTTCGGATGATATTGAGTTTGAGGAGGAGAATTTCATTGCTATGATGAATGATTCAAGAGAG AGGCGAGCCAAGCTGAGAGCTCCGGTCCCAACGATCCCGATGGAAATTCGAGCTGAGAAAGCTCTAGAAGCCATTTATGTGTGCTGCTTCGGGAGGGATCTTATAGACAAGGAAGACGAGGAACTGCTATCCATCATCCTTAATGCTGTCTTCCCGGCAGTGGGGCTGGCAGAGATAGAAAGAATTGTTAAAGAGAAAGTAAAGAGAGTGGCAGAAGGGACTGATGAGATCAAAATACCAGAGCCAAAGCCCTTACCGAAAGAAGCTGTACAGCTGCAAATGAAAGACTTGCAATTTCTCAGAGAAG GCAATACAGAGTAG